One part of the Dioscorea cayenensis subsp. rotundata cultivar TDr96_F1 chromosome 2, TDr96_F1_v2_PseudoChromosome.rev07_lg8_w22 25.fasta, whole genome shotgun sequence genome encodes these proteins:
- the LOC120273826 gene encoding DNA (cytosine-5)-methyltransferase 1B-like, whose translation MVAAVVRSMNRSKSSCSEFKGRDFANDLRFFHIAYSSLALSNECRNRTDFKKPLNASCGILKINEAQQSQIIEDDDQKNERLLQECKNWILMMQERVCQETTSQILCTAEIASYNPLPAYYQPSAEEVNEYIIFSNGANMYYSELPRRVLHNCFLYDSDSRFVPLDLLLMKPWDEVDLIVFGPGIIKYDDETGFYHGTEPGQSSPNSLPIKDTDGFPIFLSALKKWRIKRYWFGEACKTIHFMV comes from the exons AGAGATTttgccaacgaccttcgg TTTTTCCACATTGCCTACTCTTCTCTTGCTCTTAGTAATGAATGCAGAAATAGAACAGATTTTAAAAAGCCTCTTAATGCTTCTTGTGGGATTTTGAAGATTAATGAGGCACAACAATCTCAAATCATTGAAGATGATGATCAGAAAAATGAAAGGCTGTTGCAGGAGTGCAAAAACTGGATATTGATGATGCAGGAAAGGGTCTGTCAAGAAACAACTTCTCAGATTCTCTGCACAGCTGAAATTGCCAGTTACAATCCTTTGCCTGCATATTACCAGCCATCAGCTGAAGAAGTGAATGAGTATATCATTTTTTCAAATGGTGCCAACATGTATTATTCTGAACTCCCAAGACGAGTTTTGCACAATTGTTTTCTTTATGACTCAGACTCAAGGTTTGTTCCCTTAGATCTCCTCCTAATGAAGCCTTGGGATGAAGTAGATCTGATAGTTTTTGGACCAGGGATTATTAAATATGATGATGAAACTGGTTTTTATCATGGGACTGAACCAGGCCAATCTTCACCAAATTCATTGCCCATTAAAGATACTGATGGGTTTCCAATTTTTCTTAGTGCCTTGAAGAAATGGAGGATAAAAAG GTATTGGTTTGGGGAAGCCTGCAAAACAATACATTTCATGGTATGA
- the LOC120276521 gene encoding remorin-like, whose amino-acid sequence MGEEETQKVEASAPPATEVAKDVAEEKAVIPPPSQEKPEQPDDSKALAVVEKVADPPAEKSSGGSADRDAVLARVETEKRMSLIKAWEDSEKTKAENKAIKKMSAVTSWENSKKAALEAELKMIEEKLEKKKAEYAEKMKNRVAMIHKAAEEKRAMTEAKRGEEILKAEELAAKYRATGLAPTKIFGCFGP is encoded by the exons ATGGGAGAGGAGGAGACGCAGAAGGTGGAGGCCTCGGCGCCACCAGCGACGGAGGTTGCGAAGGATGTTGCGGAGGAGAAGGCTGTGATCCCGCCGCCCTCTCAGGAGAAGCCTGAGCAGCCTGATGATTCTAAAGCTCTTGCTGTTGTGGAAA AGGTTGCTGATCCACCAGCTGAGAAATCATCCGGAGGTTCTGCTGACAGAG ATGCTGTTCTTGCTCGAGTGGAAACTGAAAAAAGAATGTCACTGATCAAGGCATGGGAGGACAGTGAAAAGACTAAAGctgaaaacaa AGCCATTAAGAAGATGTCGGCTGTTACTTCATGGGAGAACTCGAAGAAAGCAGCTCTGGAGGCTGAGCTCAAGATGATTGAG GAGAAATTAGAAAAGAAGAAGGCAGAATACGcagagaaaatgaaaaacagGGTGGCAATGATTCACAAGGCTGCCGAAGAGAAACGAGCAATGACTGAGGCTAAACGTGGCGAAGAGATACTCAAGGCTGAGGAGTTGGCTGCCAAATACCGAGCAACTGGCCTCGCCCCCACAAAGATCTTTGGTTGCTTTGGTCCTTGA
- the LOC120270811 gene encoding receptor-like protein 34: protein MLASKLVVFMILLCFIIISTSHLFVCLISLGNYDLNITLPQWLFNLTSLVYLDLSNCALHGKLPVTIGNLSSLRFLSLSYNSFDGMIPESLGNLSSLETLSLNSNMFNGGIPESINNLTNLVNLDLSRNEFQKLPKRFGGLKKLERLDLSENQVQGCIPESIGELENIKFLVFSENMMSGEIPESIGNLTVLQHFDGSQCHNLSGTLPETIGNLVDLQYLDLSKNMISGELPQSLGNLMQLRQFKMALNQITGQLPVSIGKLSNLSELDLSYNNISGTLPKSMGNLCNLMIMYLNDNFISGSIHDLLNKLSKCTQNMRFNGSDSPVGLTTLALGKNRFNSTVPESLGQFSNLMALFLSSNSFVGVLTEAHFTNLANLQSMDFSFNLLRLNVSENWIPPFNASVIRMCSCKIRSKFPSWIKTQANLGDLCLSDAEISGEIPSWFWNSGYVNLNLSHNNLEGNLPTSLEYNSFSNIDLSWNKFEGLIPNLDPSLLIAIDLSNNLFSGPIPSYFAAAEEVKVFSFSFNHFNGSIPLFFCNLTALMVLDLSNNDMSGELPLCWNQSSNLEILDLSDNNFSGTIPDCIFSLSYLRSLHLRKNGFSGNLPISLKKYADKLVTLDMGENKLSGSIPAWIGENLLSLVILRLRSNLFEGVIPEQLSNLSSLQVLDLANNKISGQIPHSFGDFKAMATSHVGSPLLSVYTYEPCIFLVSMILENGDSLNCASLERLQNRKMSIYSEYLFISAKGLETKFTKVLPLVKSVDLSGNLLSGELPDEITKLYGLRFFNLADNHFNGMIPENIGDMKQLESLDLSVNNFSGVIPSSLATLSFLNHLNLSHNRFSGKIPVGSQLQTFDASAYDWNDGLCGFPLSDCTNQIPDDSVHEGFHDNEEHGDWYDIWIYIGFSMGFIFGFWIFIGIIITKQSIRIAYFRAIDTVYDSIYLKIVLQSRRLKSIFRR from the coding sequence ATGCTGGCCTCCAAGTTGGTGGTATTCATGATACTACTCtgcttcatcatcatctcaACTTCACATCTCTTCGTGTGCTTGATCTCTCTGGGAAATTATGACCTGAACATCACTCTGCCTCAATGGTTGTTCAATCTCACTAGCCTTGTTTATCTAGATCTTTCTAATTGTGCTCTGCATGGCAAGTTGCCAGTAACCATTGGTAACTTGAGTAGCTTGAGATTCTTGAGCTTGTCTTATAACTCTTTTGATGGAATGATTCCAGAGTCCTTGGGAAACCTTAGTAGCTTAGAGACACTAAGCTTGAATTCAAATATGTTCAATGGAGGCATTCCAGAATCAATTAACAACCTCACCAACTTAGTGAATCTTGATTTGTCTCGCAATGAGTTTCAGAAGTTGCCAAAGAGATTTGGGGGGCTAAAAAAGTTGGAGAGACTTGATTTGTCAGAAAACCAAGTTCAGGGATGCATCCCTGAAAGCATTGGTGAACTGGAAAACATCAAGTTCTTAGTCTTTTCTGAAAATATGATGAGTGGAGAGATACCAGAGAGTATTGGTAATCTTACAGTTTTGCAGCATTTTGATGGGTCTCAATGTCATAATCTCAGTGGCACATTGCCTGAAACGATTGGGAACCTGGTAGATCTTCAGTATTTAGATTTGTCGAAAAATATGATAAGTGGAGAGCTACCACAGAGTTTAGGAAATCTTATGCAACTGCGGCAATTTAAAATGGCATTAAACCAGATCACCGGGCAATTACCAGTCTCGATTGGTAAGCTCTCAAACCTGTCCGAGCTTGATTTATCATATAATAACATTTCTGGAACGTTGCCAAAATCCATGGgaaatttatgtaatttaatGATAATGTATTTGAATGACAACTTCATCAGTGGTTCGATTCATGATTTGCTGAATAAATTGTCCAAATGCACACAAAACATGAGATTCAATGGCAGTGACAGCCCTGTTGGCCTGACTACATTGGCTCTGGGAAAGAACAGATTCAACAGCACAGTTCCAGAAAGCTTAGGCCAATTCTCTAATCTCATGGCATTATTTCTTTCGTCGAATTCATTCGTTGGTGTCTTAACTGAAGCTCATTTTACTAATCTTGCAAACTTGCAGTCCATGGATTTCTCATTCAATTTGTTGCGGTTGAATGTGAGTGAGAATTGGATTCCTCCTTTCAATGCATCTGTCATCAGAATGTGCTCCTGCAAAATAAGGTCCAAGTTTCCATCTTGGATTAAGACCCAGGCAAACTTGGGTGATCTATGCCTTTCAGATGCTGAAATTTCAGGTGAAATCCCTTCATGGTTTTGGAACTCAGGTTATGTGAATCTCAATCTATCACATAATAATTTGGAGGGAAATTTACCTACTTCTTTGGAATACAATTCCTTCTCTAACATTGATTTGAGTTGGAACAAATTTGAAGGTCTCATTCCAAATCTTGATCCATCATTACTCATTGCAATTGATCTCAGTAATAACTTATTCTCTGGGCCAATTCCATCATACTTTGCTGCTGCTGAAGAGGTTAAagttttctctttctcttttaatcattttaatggTAGCATTCCATTGTTCTTTTGTAACTTAACTGCTCTAATGGTGCTTGATCTTTCTAACAATGATATGTCTGGTGAGCTTCCTCTTTGCTGGAACCAGTCATCAAACTTGGAAATTCTTGATTTATCTGACAATAATTTCTCTGGCACCATCCCTGACTGTATCTTCTCTCTGTCATATCTCCGGTCATTGCATTTGCGGAAAAATGGTTTTTCCGGCAATCTTCcaatatctttaaaaaaatacgCCGACAAGTTGGTGACTCTCGACATGGGTGAAAACAAGCTTTCAGGTAGCATTCCGGCATGGATCGGAGAGAACCTTCTGTCATTAGTCATACTTCGCTTGAGATCAAATTTGTTTGAAGGTGTTATTCCAGAGCAACTATCAAATCTGTCATCTCTTCAGGTTCTGGACCTTGCAAACAATAAAATATCAGGTCAAATTCCTCACTCTTTTGGAGATTTTAAAGCTATGGCCACAAGTCATGTGGGAAGTCCTCTGCTTTCTGTTTATACTTATGAGCCATGCATCTTTCTTGTTAGTATGATTCTTGAGAATGGAGATTCTCTGAACTGTGCCTCCTTGGAACGATTGCAAAACCGAAAGATGTCTATTTACTCGGAATATCTATTCATATCGGCAAAGGGACTAGAAACAAAATTCACAAAGGTACTTCCATTGGTAAAAAGTGTAGACTTATCGGGTAATTTGCTATCCGGTGAGTTGCCGGACGAAATCACTAAGTTGTATGGATTGCGATTCTTTAATCTTGCTGACAATCATTTCAACGGGATGATACCAGAAAACATCGGTGATATGAAACAGCTTGAATCACTTGATCTTTCAGTGAACAATTTTTCGGGTGTCATTCCTTCAAGCTTGGCAACTTTAAGttttttgaatcatttgaatCTGTCACACAACAGGTTCTCAGGAAAAATTCCAGTAGGCAGTCAGCTTCAGACTTTTGATGCATCGGCTTACGATTGGAATGACGGTCTTTGTGGATTTCCTCTGAGTGATTGCACCAACCAGATCCCCGATGATTCTGTGCATGAAGGATTTCATGACAATGAAGAACATGGAGATTGGTATGATATATGGATTTATATAGGCTTTTCAATGGGATTCATCTTTGGCTTTTGGATATTCATTGGCATAATCATAACCAAGCAGAGCATAAGAATTGCTTATTTCAGAGCCATTGACACTGTGTATGATTCTATTTATCTGAAGATAGTTCTACAATCAAGGAGATTGAAATCAATTTTTCGACGTTGA